The Drechmeria coniospora strain ARSEF 6962 chromosome 02, whole genome shotgun sequence genome has a segment encoding these proteins:
- a CDS encoding zinc knuckle protein, with the protein MSSLSRRACYKCGNVGHYAEVCSSAERLCYNCKQPGHESNGCPLPRTTEAKQCYHCQGLGHVQADCPTLRLSGNATSSRCYTCGQPGHLARACPNPVGPGAMGRGVPMARGGYGGFAGRGGFAGGPRPATCYKCGGPNHFARDCQAQAMKCYACGKLGHISRDCTAPNGGPLNTAGKTCYQCGEAGHISRDCRQKNAGASEEMNQMNQVNPVHPINPPEVVDLISVSAAPVAPIAPVA; encoded by the exons ATGTCTTCTCTCTCCCGACGCGCTTGCTACAAGTGTGGCAACGTCGGCCACTACGCCGAGGTGTGCTCCTCCGCCGAGCGCCTCTGCTACAACT GCAAGCAGCCCGGCCACGAGTCCAACGGCTGCCCTCTCCCTCGCACCACCGAGGCCAAGCAGTGCTACCATTGCCAGGGCCTCGGCCACGTTCAGGCCGACTGCCCAACCCTGCGCCTCAGCGGCAACGCGACCAGCAGCCGCTGCTATACCTGCGGCCAACCCGGCCACCTTGCT CGTGCCTGCCCTAACCCCGTCGGCCCCGGCGCCATGGGACGCGGAGTTCCCATGGCTCGCGGTGGATATGGCGGCTTCGCCGGTCGCGGCGGCTTCGCCGGTGGACCTCGCCCTGCCACGTGCTACAAGTGCGGTGGCCCCAACCACTTCGCTCGCGATTGCCAGGCCCAGGCCATGAAGTGCTACGCCTGCGGCAAGCTCGGCCACATCTCGCGTGACTGCACTGCTCCCAACGGCGGCCCGCTCAACACGGCCGGCAAGACGTGCTACCAGTgtggcgaggccggccacATTTCTCGGGATTGCCGCCAGAAGAACGCGGGAGCCAGCGAGGAGATGAACCAGATGAACCAGGTCAACCCCGTTCACCCCATCAACCCCCCCGAGGTCGTTGACTTGATCAGCGTTTCCGCGGCCCCGGTGGCCCCCATCGCCCCGGTGGCGTAA
- a CDS encoding calpain family cysteine protease, with the protein MSAILGPNIGRRWRSSRSRSCSPPPSRQLSIRGRSPSPPLPLGEAASRGRPPFFMTPPTAKRPKKPPQEAIDNFWAKFTTKTPGKATTVIPKNQFVSKMIKKPEQSPGSDGMGTTADATASPTVHSKTTAQASYEDAAAMCRAKVAKIVKECRRVNKKYRDPHFDLESDLKLGRRDTLQSLSNLRGRPGTPPGHDFCPRSAKRVTEIFDKPQFYIEGPTANDVRQGRDGDCWLMSALCTLSNKEGLIERLCVAHDPDVGVYGFVFHRDGEWISEIVDDFLYLTKSDYDESYTDRVLFDECERINPEEAYRKIYQSNSGALYFAQCEHPQETWLPLLEKCYAKAHGDYAAIEGGFGGEGIEDLTGGVTSEIFTTDILDKEHFWAELLMVNQEFLFGCSTGVWGGSTWGERKGIMELHSYSVQRAVEIDGKRLIRLKNPWGKGEWKGPWSDGSKEWTPQWLEKLNHRFGDDGNFWIAYEDLLRKYQAFERTRLFGPDWSVAQIWTTLNVPWMVNYHDTYFSLSISKPGPVILVLSQLDDRYFRGLEGQYGFELALRLHRAGHEDYIVRSQPPYRMRRSVNVELVLEAGDYDVRIKINACRSEHFLPIEDVIRDSAKSRREKLTRIGLAYDLAHDKGKIAESPGERAMREAHEKRELTKKREEIKKKIQSNREEEQYLKKKQYKRDKEKHRKARVRRRVKTRVAAAGRLKMAADVGDSIVTGSGLEPVDVPISKKKPAVATDIDETADKANPETPAERKSAASGELFGRENAASASTADRPSGQNPVDKNVPAGTEFPKEAHQLQLGTTSAQENKENAGDVPNRNGVEGRKCNDPAMMIPNDIPQPLTMANIEYDSGSDDMFATLSELSDRELDIKADLYLEGIRRVNACPAEVKALADEALDEFELDPWNAVAVVGLRVYHQVVFPDADEAKQGAEAKRDVVKLKVIRPNPYAISDGDEEERKSKVLDVDDSAKDATLAGGMVDRTKSKTSGNGRQPY; encoded by the exons ATGTCCGCCATTCTGGGTCCCAACAttggccgccgatggcggtCTTCACGCTctcgctcgtgctcgcctcctccttcaAGACAGCTTTCCATCCGGGGTCGGTCACCATCGCCACCACTGCCGTTGGGAGAGGCTGCATCTAGGGGACGCCCGCCCTTCTTCATGACTCCTCCGACGGCCAAGCGGCCGAAGAAACCGCCCCAAGAGGCCATCGACAACTTCTGGGCCAAGTTCACCACCAAGACGCCTGGCAAAG CGACTACCGTCATCCCCAAGAATCAGTTCGTCAGCAAGATGATCAAGAAGCCCGAGCAGAGCCCCGGCTCCGACGGCATGGGCACGACGGCAGACGCCACAGCCTCCCCTACTGTGCACAGCAAGACGACGGCTCAGGCCAGCTACGAGGACGCGGCGGCCATGTGCCGTGCCAAGGTGGCCAAGATTGTCAAGGAGTGTCGCCGAGTCAACAAAAAGTACCGCGACCCGCACTTCGACCTCGAATCTGACCTcaagctcggccgccgcgacaCCTTGCAGTCGCTCTCCAACCTCCGTGGCCGGCCTGGAACGCCTCCAGGCCACGACTTTTGCCCTCGCAGCGCAAAGCGTGTCACCGAAATCTTTGACAAGCCACAATTCTACATCGAGGGTCCCACGGCAAACGATGTCAGGCAGGGTCGTGACGGGGACTGCTGGCTTATGTCGGCCCTGTGCACCCTGAGCAACAAGGAGGGGCTGATAGAGAGGCTGTGCGTCGCCCACGACCCCGATGTCGGCGTCTACGGTTTCGTCTTTCACCGCGATGGCGAGTGGATTTCGGAAATCGTCGATGACTTT CTGTATCTTACAAAGTCGGACTATGACGAGAGCTACACGGATCGGGTGCTGTTTGATGAGTGCGAACGCATCAACCCCGAGGAAGCATATCGCAAAATCTACCAGTCCAACAGCGGCGCTCTGTACTTTGCCCAATGCGAGCATCCGCAGGAGACTTggctgccgctgctcgaGAAATGCTACGCCAAGGCGCACGGCGACTACGCTGCCATTGAAGGCGGCTTCGGTggcgagggcatcgaggACCTCACTGGAGGAGTGACGTCGGAGATATTCACCACGGACATTTTGGACAAG GAGCACTTCTGGGCCGAGCTCCTCATGGTGAACCAAGAGTTTCTCTTCGGCTGCAGCACCGGCGTCTGGGGCGGGTCGACCTGGGGTGAGAGAAAGGGCATCATGGAACTGCACTCATACTCGGTCCAGAGAGCCGTCGAGATCGACGGTAAACGTCTCATCCGCCTCAAGAACCCCTGGGGAAAGGGTGAATGGAAGGGTCCCTGGA GCGATGGGTCCAAGGAGTGGACGCCGCAGTGGCTCGAGAAGCTCAACCACCGTTTCGGTGACGACGGGAACTTTTGGATAGCGTACGAAGATCTCCTGCGCAAGTACCAAGCTTTTGAGCGCACCCGACTCTTCGGACCCGACTGGAGCGTGGCCCAAATCTGGACCACCTTGAACGTACCTTGGATGGTCAACTACCACGACACGTATTTTTCTCTTTCCATTTCGAAACCTGGACcagtcatcctcgtcctgtCTCAGCTTGACGATCGATATTTCCGGGGGCTGGAAGGCCAATATGGGTTCGAGCTGGCCTTGCGCCTTCACAGAGCTGGTCACGAAGACTATATTGTTCGCAGCCAACCTCCGTACCGCATGCGGCGCTCTGTCAATGTCGAGCTGGTACTGGAGGCAGGTGACTATGACGTTCGGATCAAAATCAATGCCTGCCGATCGGAACACTTCTTGCCCATCGAGGACGTCATCCGCGACAGTGCCAAGAGTCGTCGGGAAAAGCTCACACGCATAGGGCTAGCCTACGACCTTGCGCATGACAAGGGAAAAATTGCGGAATCCCCAGGAGAAAGGGCGATGAGAGAGGCACACGAGAAGAGAGAATTGACAAAGAAGCGGGAGGAGATCAAAAAGAAAATCCAGTCCAACCGGGAAGAGGAACAATACCTCAAGAAGAAGCAGTATAAAAGAGATAAGGAGAAGCATCGGAAAGCGAGAGTACGCCGGAGAGTCAAGACGCGAGTAGCGGCGGCTGGGCGGTTGAAAATGGCGGCGGATGTGGGCGACAGTATCGTCACAGGGAGTGGTCTTGAGCCCGTTGATGTCCCCATATCGAAGAAAAAGCCAGCAGTGGCAACGGATATCGATGAGACTGCAGACAAGGCTAACCCTGAGACCCCGGCTGAGAGGAAGTCGGCTGCCTCTGGAGAGCTCTTCGGCAGAGAGAATGCTGCCAGCGCTAGTACTGCTGATAGGCCTTCAGGCCAGAACCCAGTGGATAAAAATGTGCCAGCCGGTACCGAATTTCCAAAAGAGGCCCATCAGCTACAGCTagggacgacgtcggcccaGGAAAATAAGGAGAATGCCGGGGACGTGCCGAACAGGAACGGTGTGGAGGGAAGAAAGTGTAATGATCCGGCCATGATGATACCAAATGACATACCGCAGCCGCTGACTATGGCCAACATCGAGTACGACTCTGGCAGCGACGACATGTTTGCCACTCTCTCAGAACTCTCAGATCGGGAGCTCGACATCAAAGCCGACTTGTACCTCGAGGGAATCCGACGCGTGAACGCGTGCCCAGCGGAAGTGAAAGCTCTGGCTGACGAAGCACTGGATGAGTTCGAGCTCGACCCGTGGaacgccgttgccgtcgttggcctGCGCGTGTATCACCAGGTGGTATTTCCTGACGCGGACGAGGCCAAACAGGGCGCGGAGGCCAAGAGAGACGTTGTCAAGCTGAAAGTAATACGTCCGAATCCCTACGCCATcagtgacggcgacgaggaggagagaaaGAGCAAGGTACTGGATGTTGACGATAGCGCCAAGGATGCGACCCTTGCTGGAGGGATGGTGGACCGCACAAAGAGCAAGACGAGCGGCAATGGACGGCAGCCGTATTGA
- a CDS encoding glucose transporter-like protein: protein MKFPAYKKGCCNSAHTNGCCKKAPKEPKPLAANAEAEGEAGKSWPGIVIGFFVAFGGILFGYDTGTISGILAMPYWQDTFSTGYVNPQGHLDVTTSQESAIVSILSAGTFFGALFSPFMGDYIGRRPALMASTWVFNLGVVLQTAATDIPLFLAGRFFAGLGVGLISALIPLYQSETAPKWIRGAIVGAYQLAITIGLLLAAVVNNATSDRNDTGCYRIPIAIQFAWSLILFIGMIFLPETPRYLVRRGKMDKAAKSLGVIRRLPPDHPVILSELDEVKTNHDYEMSIGSASYIKCFKPPILKRQFTGMALQALQQLTGINFIFYYGTKYFQNSGVSSGFVIQMITSSINVVSTIPGLYAIDKWGRRPLLLWGAVGMCISQFIVAMTGTLSSGQTDDGVVYVTNLAGQKAAVAFSCIFIFFFASTWGPLAWVVTGEIFPLKVRAKSLSITTATNWLFNWAIAYSTPYLVNYGDGYANLQSKIFFIWFGCCFICIAFVWFYIYETKGLTLEEIDLMYTEESSARKSTKWRPKETWVHRQSIADQGDGLGNEPKAQNIDGDDQVATTHHEQDATPPREPEATV, encoded by the exons ATGAAGTTCCCCGCCTACAAGAAGGGGTGCTGCAACAGTGCCCACACGAATGGGTGCTGCAAAAAGGCGCCGAAGGAACCCAAGCCTCTCGCCGCcaatgccgaggccgagggcgaggctgGGAAATCGTGgcccggcatcgtcatcggtttcttcgtcgccttcggTGGTATCTTGTTTGG ATATGACACCGGTACCATCagcggcatcctcgccatgCCCTACTGGCAGGACACCTTCAGTACCGGCTATGTCAACCCCCAAGGCCATCTCGAcgtgacgacgagccaggaatccgccatcgtctccatcctctcggccggcaccttCTTCGGCGCCCTGTTTTCCCCCTTCATGGGTGACTAcatcggccgtcgcccagcTTTGATGGCGTCAACCTGGGTCTTCAACCTCGGAGTCGTCCTCCAGACTGCTGCCACCGACATTCCCCTGTTCCTCGCCGGTCGCTTCTTCGCcggtctcggcgtcggcctgaTATCGGCTTTGA TCCCCCTCTATCAGTCCGAAACGGCCCCCAAGTGGATTCGAGgtgccatcgtcggtgcGTACCAGCTCGCCATCACCATtggcctgctcctcgccgccgtcgtcaacaaTGCCACCTCCGACCGGAATGACACGGGCTGCTACCGCATCCCCATCGCCATCCAGTTCGCCTGGTCCCTTATCCTCTTCATCGGCATGATCTTCCTCCCCGAGACACCCCGATACCTTGTCCGCCGCGGCAAGATGGACAAGGCTGCCAAATCCCTCGGCGTCATTCGCCGACTCCCCCCCGACCATCCTGTCATCCTCTCCGAACTGGACGAGGTCAAGACGAACCACGACTACGAGATGAGCATCGGTTCGGCCTCCTACATCAAGTGCTTCAAGCCCCCGATTCTGAAGCGTCAGTTCACCGGCATGGCCCTCCAGGCCCTCCAGCAGCTCACCGGCATCAACTTCATCTTCTACTACGGCACCAAGTACTTCCAGAACTCGGGCGTCTCCAGCGGCTTCGTCATCCAGATGATCACCTCGTCCATCAACGTCGTCTCCACCATCCCGGGCCTCTACGCCATCGATAAGTGGGGCCGCCGGCCTTTGCTCCTCTggggcgccgtcggcatgtGCATCTCCCAGTTCATCGTAGCCATGACCGGTACCCTGTCTTCTGGTCAGacggacgatggcgtcgtctATGTCACCAACCTCGCCGGTCAAAAGGCGGCAGTCGCCTTCTCCTGcatcttcatcttcttcttcgcctccaCCTGGGGGCCGCTCGCTTGGGTCGTCACCGGCGAGATCTTCCCGCTCAAGGTCCGTGCCAAATCGCTGAGCATCACGACGGCAACCAACTGGCTCTTCAACTGGGCCATCGCCTACTCGACCCCCTATCTCGTCAACTATGGCGACGGCTACGCCAACCTGCAGTCCAAGATCTTCTTCATCTGGTTCGGTTGCTGCTTCATCTGCATCGCCTTTGTCTGGTTCTACATCTACGAGACCAAGGGCCTCACCCTCGAAGAGATTGACCTCATGTACACGGAGGAGAGCTCGGCTCGGAAGTCGACCAAGTGGCGCCCGAAGGAAACATGGGTCCACCGCCAGAGCATCGCCGATCAGGGAGACGGACTCGGCAACGAACCCAAGGCGCAGAAcattgacggcgacgatcaggtggcgacgacgcaccACGAGCAGGACGCGACACCACCCCGCGAGCCGGAAGCCACTGTGTGA
- a CDS encoding Ser/Thr protein phosphatase family protein — protein MSAATGPGRIFPLATFISDLPHHLLPRRTDLPPRVGSSSTATHRLLIVGDVHGMKRSLVALLDKAGFDRSKGDHLVLVGDVVNKGPDSAAVVDLAIKLGASAVRGNHDDAVLRAAAELKAGSDTVSHGEETRKTAAALSTSQLDWLASLPLMLRIQLPPRPRCSLGNVVVVHAGLVPGTPLEEQDAYAVMHMRSLVVLNDTLSPDEAAGEEGWAVEWDRRQHELASASREDETMTVIFGHDAKRSLQMGRYAIGLDSACVYGHRLTGLLLEPTESGLEHRIVQVEAADEQPPPPSPTVASV, from the coding sequence ATGTCTGCCGCGACGGGGCCGGGGAGGATATTTCCCTTGGCCACCTTCATTTCCGACCTGCCGCACCATCTCCTCCCCCGGCGGACCGACCTGCCGCCTCGGGTGGggtcctcctcgacggcgacgcatcGGCTCCTCATCGTCGGTGACGTCCATGGCATGAAAAGGTCGCTCGTCGCGCTGCTCGACAAGGCTGGCTTCGACAGGTCCAAGGGCGACCATCTCGTGCTGGTCGGTGACGTCGTGAACAAGGGCCCCGacagcgccgccgtcgtcgacctcgccatcAAGCTGGGTGCGAGCGCCGTCAGGGGCaaccacgacgacgccgtcctccgcgccgccgccgagctcaaGGCCGGGAGCGATACCGTGAGTCACGGCGAAGAGACGcggaagacggcggccgcgctCTCGACCTCGCAGCTCGATTGGCTCGCCTCCCTGCCGCTGATGTTGCGCATCCAGCTGCCGCCGCGACCACGATGCTCCCTcggcaacgtcgtcgtcgttcacGCAGGTCTCGTGCCCGGCACTccgctcgaggagcaggacGCGTACGCCGTCATGCACATGCGCagtctcgtcgtcctcaacGACACCCTATCGCCCGATGAAGCCGCTGGGGAGGAGGGCTGGGCCGTCGAGTGGGATCGTCGACAGCACGAGCTCGCGTCGGCGTCccgcgaggacgagacgatgACCGTCATCTTTGGTCACGACGCGAAGCGCAGCCTACAGATGGGCAGGTACGCCATCGGCTTGGACTCGGCCTGTGTCTACGGCCATCGCCTGACCGGTTTGCTGCTCGAGCCGACGGAGTCGGGGCTTGAGCATCGCATCGTCCAggtcgaagccgccgacgaacaaccgccgccgccgtcgcctaccGTCGCCTCGGTGTAA
- a CDS encoding Cleavage factor two protein 1 codes for MQVYSELTAPSAVTHSLSLSLTSATSNDLVVAKGSLLQIFTTKSISAELDPQNHHQEEASNAEAKFDGRANDDDGLESSFLGGEALLVRTDRSSNTKLVLVAEMPLAGTVIGLARIKVASTASGGDALLLAYKAAKMSLTEWDPQRRTLETTSIHYYEKDELSGAPWELSFGEYVNFLEVDPGSRCAAFKFGTRNLAILPFAQAEEDLDLDVWDEDLDGPRPAKELSPAVKVDAEKQYTPSFVLRLPLLDPTLLHPVHLAFLHEYREPTFGILSSSQPTSAAIGSKDHLSYKVFTLDLKQRASTTILSVTGLPQDLFKVVPLPAPMGGALLVGQNELIHIDQSGKSNGVAVNDIAKQITSFSLVDQSDLKLRLEGCAVEPLALDAGELLLVTNDGRLGIVCFRIDGRTVSGISVKLVAPENGAGLVKGSVSTIARLDKNSFFLGSETADSIVLGWTRRQGQEKRRKSRLLDAELGLDIDDLDIDEEDDDDLYGNDTEAARPSQTNGSTRLGDVAFRLSDTLLSVAPIIDFTSGSPVLLPGSEEATLSGGVAADLQLVCAVGRGKAGSIAVLNRQIQPKVIGRFEFPEARGFWALSVKKPMPKSLGAHPPAGEEYDGPAQYDKYMIVAKVDLDGYETSDVYALTAAGFETLKDTEFEPAAGFTVEAGTMGRQMRIIQVLKSEIRCYDGDLGLAQILPMLDEETGAEPRATSASIVDPYLLLTRDDGSVFIAQIDSSNELEEVEKPEGPLQSTKWVAGCLYDDTAGSFRPSICDKGVAGAGAIMMFLLNASGALHIYSLPDLSRPVFVAECLTSIPPILSPDFTARRGASRESVSEILVADLGDAVSKAPHLIVRHSTDDLTIYEPVRYPSDGQEPALSNSLLFKKSANATLAQGPEDTSQDEHAEPPRFVPLRSCTNVGGYSTVFLSGPSPSFVLKSSKSLPRVVRLQGQGVRGMSPFHTEGCDRGFIYADSAGVARVTQLPGATNLAELGISVKKIPLEADIRNIAYHHPTGTYVAACTVREPMELPRDDDYHKEWAKETISFPPTAARGVLKLINPVSWTVIHSLELEPCESIESMKSLNLEVSEETKERRMLVAVGTALSKGEDLPTRGRVQVFDIVTVIPEPGRPETNRRLKLIAKEEIPRGGVTSIAEIGTQGLMLVAQGQKCMVRGLKEDGSLLPVAFLDLNCHVASARELPGTGLCLIADSFKGLWFAGYTEEPYTFKVLGKSGGKLALLVADFLPDGEDLSMVAVDADGDMHILEFNPDHPKSLQGHLLLHRTSFSVTPNAPTSMALLPRTLPANHAQRAHHNQQSSAAEPHMLLLGSPSGQFAALTPVPESTYRRLLSVTNQLLPALAPHGGLQAKAHRMADSNARNASIGVETAASSGRAVVDGAVLARWNELGAAKRSEVASKGGYESAVDLRADLEMVLGWNGMAYY; via the exons atgcaggtgtactccgaGCTCACGGCTCCCTCAGCCGTCACCCATTCCCTGAGCCTCTCTCtcacctcggccacgtccAACGACCTTGTCGTCGCCAAAGGCTCGCTGCTCCAAATCTTCACCACAAAGTCCATTTCCGCCGAGCTCGATCCCCAGAACCATCACCAGGAGGAAGCGTCGAATGCCGAGGCAAAGTTCGACGGCCgcgccaacgacgacgatggcctcgaaTCCTCCtttctcggcggcgaggccctcctcgtccgaacCGACCGCTCCTCCAACACgaagctcgtcctcgtcgccgagatgccgctcgccggcaccgtcattGGCCTCGCCAGGATCAAGGTGGCCAGCACCgcctcgggcggcgacgccttGCTTCTCGCCTACAAGGCCGCCAAGATGTCCTTGACCGAGTGGGACCCGCAGCGGAGGACGCTCGAGACGACGTCGATACACTACTACGAAAAGGACGAGCTGTCCGGTGCCCCCTGGGAGCTTTCCTTTGGGGAGTACGTCAACttcctcgaggtcgacccCGGAAGCAGGTGCGCCGCCTTCAAGTTCGGCACCCGAAATCTGGCCATCCTGCCCTTTGCCCAGGCCGAGGAAGACCTGGACCTCGACGTTTgggacgaggacctcgacggGCCGCGACCGGCCAAGGAGCTGTCGCCGGCCGTCAAGGTGGATGCCGAGAAGCAGTACACGCCCTCCTTCGTCCTGCGTCTGCCCCTTCTCGACCCGACCCTGCTCCACCCCGTCCACCTCGCCTTCCTGCACGAGTATCGCGAGCCGACGTTTGGCATACTGTCCTCGAGCCAGCCTACGTCCGCCGCCATCGGTTCCAAGGATCATCTCTCGTACAAGGTCTTTACCCTGGACCTGAAGCAGAGAGCCTCCACCACCATCTTGTCCGTCACGGGACTCCCTCAGGACCTGTTCAAGGTCGTCCCTCTTCCCGCGCCCATGGGTGGTGCTCTGCTCGTCGGGCAGAATGAGCTGATTCACATCGATCAATCTGGCAAGTCAAACGGCGTGGCCGTCAACGACATAGCCAAGCAGATAACCTCCTtcagcctcgtcgaccagTCCGATCTCAAGCTGCGCCTCGAGGGCTGCGCCGTGGAgcctctcgccctcgacgccggcgaacTGCTGCTGGTCACGAATGATGGTCGGCTCGGCATCGTGTGCTTTcgcatcgacggccgcaCCGTTTCCGGCATCAGCGTCAAGCTCGTGGCCCCCGAgaacggcgccggccttgtGAAGGGTTCTGTCTCGACCATCGCCCGCCTCGACAAGAATTCCTTCTTCTTGGGAAGCGAGACCGCCGAttccatcgtcctcggctggACTAGGAGGCAGGGTCAGGAGAAGCGGAGGAAATCGAGGCTGCTCGATGCGGAGTTGGgcctcgacatcgacgatcTGGACattgacgaggaggacgacgacgatctgTACGGCAACGACACCGAGGCTGCGAGGCCGTCGCAGACGAACGGATCGACGAGATTGGGCGACGTGGCCTTTCGCCTTTCGGACACCCTCCTCAGCGTAGCCCCCATCATTGATTTTACCAGCGGAAGCCCCGTGCTCCTCCCGGGCAGCGAGGAAGCGACACTGTCCGGGGGGGTGGCGGCCGACCTGCAGCTCGtctgcgccgtcggccgaggcaaGGCAGGCTCCATCGCCGTTCTCAACCGCCAGATTCAACCAAAAGTCATCGGGCGCTTTGAATTTCCCGAGGCTCGTGGCTTCTGGGCTCTGTCTGTGAAGAAACCGATGCCTAAGTCCTTGGGAGCGCATCCCCCGGCGGGCGAAGAATACGACGGACCGGCACAGTACGACAAATACATGATTGTGGCCAAAGTTGACCTGGACGGCTATGAAACGTCGGATGTCTATGCCCTTACGGCGGCGGGGTTCGAGACGTTGAAGGACACTGAATTCGAGCCTGCCGCCGGCTTCACAGTCGAAGCCGGTACGATGGGCAGGCAGATGAGGATCATTCAGGTTCTCAAGTCGGAGATTCGATGCTATGACGGCG ACCTCGGGCTTGCTCAAATCCTCCCCATGTTGGACGAGGAGACCGGCGCggagccgagggcgacgagcgcGAGCATCGTGGATCCTTACCTCTTGCTGacgcgcgacgacggcagcgtcttCATCGCGCAAATCGACAGCAGCAATGAGCTGGAAGAGGTGGAAAAGCCCGAGGGGCCGTTGCAGTCCACCAAATGGGTGGCAGGCTGCCTGTACGACGACACGGCCGGATCGTTCCGACCGTCCATCTGCGACAAGGGCGTAGCAGGGGCAGGCGCCATCATGATGTTCTTGCTCAACGCCTCCGGCGCCTTGCAT ATTTATTCGTTGCCGGACCTGTCCCGGCCtgtcttcgtcgccgagtGCCTTACCTCGATCCCGCCCATTCTCTCTCCGGATTTTACGGCGAGGAGAGGTGCTAGCCGTGAGAGCGTCTCGGAGATACTGGTGGCCGACTTGGGTGATGCCGTGTCAAAGGCACCGCACCTGATT GTTCGCCACTCCACCGATGACTTAACGATATACGAGCCAGTCAGATATCCATCAGACGGCCAAGAGCCAGCCCTTTCCAACTCGCTGCTGTTCAAGAAATCAGCCAACGCAACCTTGGCACAGGGTCCGGAGGATACCTCGCAGGATGAGCATGCGGAACCGCCCCGGTTCGTACCTCTGCGGTCGTGCACAAACGTCGGCGGATACAGCACCGTCTTCCTCTCCggtccgtcgccgagcttcgTGCTGAAGAGCAGCAAGAGCCTGCCCCGGGTCGTCCGACTGCAGGGGCAGGGCGTGCGCGGGATGAGCCCCTTCCACACGGAAGGCTGCGATAGGGGCTTCATCTACGCCGACTCGGCGGGCGTGGCAAGGGTGACGCAGCTGCCGGGCGCGACGAACCTCGCGGAGCTCGGCATCTCGGTCAAGAAGATTCCGTTGGAGGCCGACATTCGCAACATCGCCTACCACCATCCGACGGGCACCTACGTCGCCGCCTGCACGGTGCGGGAACCGATGGAGCTGCCGCGGGACGACGACTACCACAAGGAGTGGGCCAAGGAGACGATCAGCttcccgccgacggcggcccgcGGCGTCCTCAAGCTCATCAATCCGGTGTCGTGGACGGTTATTCAcagcctcgagctcgagccgtGCGAGTCGATCGAGAGCATGAAGTCGCTCAACCTCGAGGTGTCGGAGGAGACCAAGGAGCGGCGGATGCTTGTCGCCGTCGGAACGGCGCTCTCCAAGGGCGAGGACCTGCCGACGCGAGGTCGCGTGCAAGTGTTTgacatcgtcaccgtcattcCCGAGCCCGGGCGGCCGGAGACCAACCGGCGGCTGAAGCTCATCGCCAAGGAGGAGATTCCCCGAGGGGGCGTGACGTCAATCGCCGAGATCGGCACCCAGGGTCTCATGCTCGTAGCTCAGGGCCAAAAGTGCATGGTCCGCGGTCTCAAGGAGGACGGGTCGCTGCTGCCAGTGGCCTTCCTCGACCTCAACTGCCACGTCGCGAGCGCGCGGGAGCTGCCCGGGACCGGCCTCTGCCTCATCGCCGACTCCTTCAAGGGCCTGTGGTTCGCCGGGTACACGGAGGAGCCGTACACGTTCAAGGTGCTCGGCAAGAGCGGCGGCAAGCTGGCGCTCCTCGTGGCCGATTTcctgcccgacggcgaggacctGTCGATGGTGGCGGTGGATGCGGACGGGGACATGCACATTCTCGAGTTCAACCCCGATC ATCCCAAGAGCCTTCAGGGGCACCTCCTCCTGCACCGTACCTCCTTTTCCGTCACACCCAAcgcgccgacgtcgatggcGCTCCTCCCGCGGACGCTCCCGGCGAACCATGCGCAGAGGGCGCACCACAATCAGcaatcgtcggcggcggagccgcacatgctcctcctcggttCCCCGTCGGGCCAGTTTGCGGCGCTcacgccggtgccggagTCGACGTACCGCCGGCTCCTGTCAGTCACGAACCAGCTCCTCCCGGCGCTCGCGCCTCACGGCGGGCTGCAGGCGAAGGCACACCGGATGGCGGACTCGAACGCGCGCAACGCGtccatcggcgtcgagacggcggcgtcgtcgggcagggccgtcgtcgacggtgccgtgcTCGCGCGGTGGAACGAGCTGGGCGCGGCCAAGAGGAGCGAGGTGGCGAGCAAGGGGGGATACGAGAGCGCGGTCGACCTGCGGGCAGACTTGGAGATGGTGTTGGGTTGGAACGGCATGGCGTACTACTga